The Methanoplanus sp. FWC-SCC4 genome has a window encoding:
- a CDS encoding DUF6293 family protein: MYNHKRAVQSRQLMRLDKTILTRLEKDGFIKREKQGRNILVSLTETGLYAACASGLYKK, encoded by the coding sequence ATGTACAATCATAAACGAGCAGTTCAGAGCCGCCAGCTGATGCGCCTTGATAAGACAATTCTTACCAGACTAGAAAAGGATGGATTTATAAAAAGAGAAAAACAGGGCAGGAATATTCTTGTATCTTTGACAGAGACAGGCCTTTATGCAGCATGCGCAAGCGGGCTATATAAAAAATAA
- a CDS encoding PGF-pre-PGF domain-containing protein, which produces MLKKFWLLFLIISAVAASAPASALVLNLPDISEMPSLFDFGDENKPVSSSSFIYDEDTGRWSTYCSADGLLLSTDGSGKFLFESEMGYFSFTLKEIGRYEKLFSPGPGRLAVSGNEIRSFNNGFSEWYINSDEGIEHGMDVLHSPPGTGELVAGFDIAGDFIPSLSADGQSICFSDKNGPVFSYGGICATDAEGRVLNSWFGFSGDAIYWEIDDAGAVYPVAIDPIFGKVEKLQSSDYIAAGDKFGYSVSISGDYSIVGAYGNDAAGSGAGAAYIFQKDSGGADNWGLVQRLNSKEYIAVGDNFGISVSLNGDYAIVGAYDNDTAGSGAGAAYIFQKDSGGADNWGLVQRLNSTEYIAAGDEFGHSVSVSGDYAIVGAHLNKTAGGGNVAGAAYIFQKDSGGADNWGLVKRLNSTEYIAAGDEFGHSVSVSGDYAIVGAKLNKTAGGGNVAGAAYIFQKDSGGADNWGLVKRLNSTEYIAAGDYFGYSVSISGDYAIVGAYDNDTAGSGAGAVYIFQKDSGGADNWGLIQRFNSTEYIAAGDYFGASVSISGDSAIVGALGNDAAGSYAGAAYIFQKDSGGADNWGLVKKFQSTEYIAYWDEFGNSVSISGDSAIVGAPGNDTVGGAGSDSGAAYIFGTSQLPSFTSVYTLTAIRITGTDFAPGVQVKIVNDAGAEIAATGETLTGTTQIDCTLDLNGAAAGLWDIVITNADGGMVTFADAYRVGAFPAPAASTSGGGGSNTDTGVGSSNNLKAGDTASFGFEGKGAVNELSVKVNEDTPNLMVTVKKQSYLPSSIANAPDTDVYEYEEVKTYHAGESDVSGGVFEFKVTKSWLSDKGYTLGDVVMLHYKDGVWAALPTVFVKEQGGYYYYSAETPSFSWFAIGIEEGATVIPEAEAEKTQAPAATEILTPVATTLSVQTEAPVPVAENQSSLLMPVILGIVVILLIIIGARLWQRRQKSKYPEWWDKKL; this is translated from the coding sequence ATGCTTAAAAAATTCTGGTTGTTGTTTCTGATTATATCTGCAGTTGCAGCTTCTGCTCCTGCATCCGCATTGGTTTTAAATCTGCCTGATATCAGCGAAATGCCGTCTCTTTTTGATTTTGGAGATGAAAACAAACCTGTCTCCTCCTCTTCATTCATATATGATGAAGACACAGGGCGATGGAGCACTTATTGCAGCGCCGACGGACTTCTGCTTTCAACTGACGGTTCTGGTAAATTCTTATTTGAGTCTGAAATGGGCTATTTTTCATTCACTTTAAAGGAGATCGGGCGGTATGAAAAACTATTTTCACCCGGGCCCGGGCGTCTTGCCGTAAGTGGAAATGAGATAAGATCTTTTAATAACGGCTTTTCCGAGTGGTATATCAACAGTGATGAAGGTATTGAGCACGGGATGGATGTTCTGCATTCTCCCCCCGGAACAGGAGAACTTGTTGCCGGATTTGATATCGCAGGAGATTTTATACCATCATTATCTGCTGACGGGCAGAGCATCTGCTTCTCTGATAAAAACGGTCCTGTTTTCAGCTACGGCGGAATCTGCGCAACCGATGCAGAAGGCAGAGTTCTTAATTCATGGTTTGGATTCTCAGGAGATGCAATTTACTGGGAGATCGATGATGCCGGTGCAGTCTATCCGGTGGCAATCGATCCCATTTTTGGAAAGGTAGAAAAGCTGCAGTCTTCCGATTATATTGCAGCAGGGGATAAGTTTGGGTATTCTGTCTCCATCAGCGGTGATTATTCCATTGTAGGGGCATATGGGAATGATGCTGCGGGCAGTGGTGCCGGTGCCGCGTATATCTTCCAAAAGGACAGTGGTGGAGCAGACAACTGGGGTCTTGTTCAAAGGCTCAATTCAAAAGAATACATTGCAGTGGGGGATAATTTTGGGATTTCTGTTTCTTTAAACGGCGATTATGCCATTGTGGGGGCATATGATAATGATACTGCGGGCAGTGGTGCCGGTGCCGCGTATATCTTCCAAAAGGACAGTGGTGGAGCAGACAACTGGGGACTGGTTCAAAGGCTCAACTCAACAGAGTATATTGCTGCAGGGGATGAGTTTGGGCATTCTGTCTCTGTAAGCGGCGATTATGCCATTGTGGGGGCACATCTGAATAAGACTGCAGGTGGAGGAAATGTTGCCGGTGCCGCTTATATCTTCCAAAAGGACAGTGGTGGAGCAGACAACTGGGGACTGGTAAAAAGGCTCAATTCAACAGAGTATATTGCTGCAGGGGATGAGTTTGGGCATTCCGTCTCTGTAAGCGGCGATTATGCCATTGTGGGGGCAAAACTGAATAAGACTGCAGGTGGAGGAAATGTTGCCGGTGCCGCGTATATCTTCCAAAAGGACAGTGGTGGAGCAGACAACTGGGGACTGGTAAAAAGGCTTAATTCGACAGAATACATTGCAGCGGGTGATTATTTTGGGTATTCTGTCTCCATCAGCGGCGATTATGCCATTGTGGGGGCATATGATAATGATACTGCGGGCAGTGGTGCCGGTGCCGTTTATATTTTCCAAAAGGACAGTGGTGGAGCAGACAATTGGGGACTGATTCAAAGGTTTAATTCGACAGAATACATTGCAGCGGGTGATTATTTTGGGGCTTCTGTTTCCATCAGTGGTGATTCTGCCATTGTGGGGGCACTTGGGAATGATGCTGCGGGCAGTTATGCCGGTGCCGCATATATCTTCCAAAAGGACAGTGGTGGAGCAGACAACTGGGGTCTTGTTAAGAAATTCCAGTCAACAGAATATATTGCATATTGGGATGAGTTTGGGAATTCTGTTTCCATCAGTGGTGATTCTGCCATTGTGGGGGCACCTGGGAATGATACTGTGGGAGGTGCAGGTAGTGATTCCGGTGCCGCGTATATATTCGGAACATCGCAGTTGCCGTCTTTCACATCTGTTTATACTTTAACTGCCATTCGGATAACCGGAACTGATTTTGCCCCCGGAGTGCAGGTTAAGATTGTAAACGATGCAGGTGCCGAAATTGCGGCAACAGGCGAGACACTTACAGGCACTACACAGATCGACTGCACTTTAGATCTCAACGGAGCTGCTGCAGGATTATGGGATATTGTGATAACAAATGCTGATGGGGGTATGGTTACATTCGCAGATGCATATAGAGTGGGAGCTTTTCCTGCACCGGCAGCATCAACTTCGGGCGGCGGAGGCTCAAACACTGATACAGGAGTTGGATCATCAAATAACCTGAAAGCCGGAGATACTGCCTCATTCGGCTTTGAGGGCAAAGGTGCAGTCAACGAACTCTCAGTGAAGGTAAATGAGGATACACCAAACCTGATGGTGACTGTAAAGAAACAGAGCTATCTTCCCTCATCGATAGCAAATGCCCCTGACACAGATGTCTACGAGTACGAGGAGGTTAAGACATACCATGCCGGTGAATCTGATGTCTCAGGCGGAGTCTTTGAGTTTAAGGTAACAAAGAGCTGGCTTTCAGACAAAGGCTATACATTGGGTGATGTTGTCATGCTCCACTACAAAGACGGCGTATGGGCCGCCCTTCCGACAGTGTTTGTCAAAGAGCAAGGCGGGTATTACTATTACAGTGCAGAAACCCCTTCATTTTCATGGTTTGCGATAGGAATTGAGGAGGGTGCGACAGTGATTCCTGAAGCGGAAGCAGAGAAAACACAGGCCCCTGCCGCAACTGAAATATTAACACCTGTTGCAACCACCCTGTCTGTTCAGACAGAAGCACCTGTACCGGTGGCAGAGAATCAGTCCTCATTATTGATGCCTGTCATTCTGGGCATTGTGGTAATTCTGCTGATAATTATCGGAGCCAGATTGTGGCAGAGAAGGCAGAAGAGCAAATATCCTGAATGGTGGGATAAGAAACTTTAA
- a CDS encoding type I restriction-modification system subunit M yields the protein MNTIKEEKISISELESWLFEGANLLRGVIDAADFKTYIFPLLFYKRICDVFDEEFQIALQEADGDIEEAYFRENFRFFIPEGCHWNDIRTHTENVGTALLKGMQCIEKENYKTLNQIFGDAQWANKDRLPDELLNDLIEHFSQHNLSNSNVEPDIAGRAYEYLIKKFADESNKAAGEFYTPRKVISLMMRILKPQEKESVYDPAAGTAGMLLEALNYIQHHGGNINLLHLYGQEKNMTTSSIARMNLILHGREDFQIIRGDTLRNPAFFDEAGSLKKFSCVIANPPFSLKKWGEEVWEHDPYGRNIGGIPPKSYGDYAWVQHMITSMEDETGRMAIVLPQGVLFRKGAEGKIRKKLIEMDLLEAVIGLGPNLFYGTTLAACILIFRAEKPEGLKNKVLFIDASGEFKQGRNQNELLEQNVDQIYSWYEEYKDVEGAVKVASFDDIAEEDFNLNISLYVEPVIEEDPMTVEEGLSRLKSAAADCTKAEKHLKELLSEYKVI from the coding sequence TTGAATACAATCAAAGAAGAAAAAATATCCATTTCAGAACTTGAATCCTGGCTTTTTGAAGGTGCAAACCTGCTAAGAGGGGTCATTGATGCAGCTGATTTTAAGACCTATATTTTCCCGCTTTTATTCTATAAAAGAATCTGTGATGTTTTTGACGAAGAATTCCAGATTGCTCTTCAGGAAGCAGATGGTGATATAGAAGAGGCATATTTCAGAGAAAACTTCAGATTTTTTATTCCTGAAGGATGCCACTGGAATGATATCCGGACGCACACAGAGAATGTCGGTACCGCTCTCCTAAAAGGAATGCAATGTATAGAGAAAGAAAATTACAAAACTCTTAATCAGATCTTTGGCGATGCACAATGGGCAAATAAGGATCGTCTTCCGGATGAACTTCTAAACGATTTGATAGAGCACTTTTCTCAACATAACCTCTCAAATTCCAATGTAGAACCGGATATTGCCGGAAGAGCATATGAATACCTGATAAAGAAATTTGCAGATGAATCCAATAAGGCAGCAGGAGAGTTCTACACCCCGAGAAAAGTAATCTCCCTTATGATGAGGATTTTAAAACCGCAGGAAAAGGAGAGCGTATATGACCCTGCTGCGGGAACCGCCGGAATGCTTCTTGAGGCACTGAATTATATCCAGCATCATGGCGGAAATATAAACCTGCTTCATCTTTACGGGCAGGAAAAAAACATGACTACATCCTCCATTGCCCGGATGAATCTTATTCTACACGGGAGAGAGGACTTCCAGATTATCAGGGGAGATACCCTTAGAAATCCGGCGTTTTTCGATGAGGCTGGTAGCCTTAAAAAATTCTCCTGTGTTATTGCCAATCCTCCTTTTTCATTAAAGAAATGGGGCGAAGAGGTATGGGAGCACGATCCTTACGGCAGGAACATCGGCGGAATTCCCCCAAAAAGTTATGGAGATTATGCCTGGGTTCAGCATATGATCACCTCAATGGAAGACGAAACCGGAAGGATGGCCATCGTTCTTCCACAGGGCGTATTATTCAGGAAGGGCGCCGAGGGAAAGATCCGCAAAAAGCTTATCGAGATGGATCTCCTTGAGGCTGTTATCGGTCTTGGGCCTAACCTTTTCTATGGAACAACCCTTGCAGCCTGTATCCTGATTTTCAGAGCAGAAAAGCCTGAAGGACTGAAGAACAAGGTTCTCTTTATCGATGCTTCCGGGGAGTTTAAGCAGGGCAGAAACCAGAACGAGCTTCTTGAACAAAATGTCGATCAGATCTATTCCTGGTATGAAGAATACAAAGATGTTGAAGGAGCGGTAAAGGTCGCATCTTTTGATGATATTGCAGAGGAGGATTTCAATCTCAACATCTCTTTGTATGTCGAGCCTGTGATTGAGGAAGATCCAATGACTGTTGAAGAGGGCCTTTCACGCCTTAAATCAGCGGCTGCGGATTGCACGAAAGCAGAGAAACACCTGAAAGAGCTCCTGTCCGAATACAAGGTGATCTAA
- a CDS encoding type I restriction-modification system subunit M — protein sequence MADNRHISQNELEKYLWGAAVLLRGYIDASDYKQYIFPLLYFKRICDCYDEETEKAIEEVGEVFPEDHRFTVPEGSHWDDVRAVTENVGLSIQHAMRSIEEANREQLQGIFGDTTWTNKNFLSDATLRELIEHFSSQTLSIERVPQDELGQGYEYLIKKFADDSGHTAAEFYTNRTLVRLMTQMLKPKEGESIYDPTCGSAGMLLVAALQVKEEGGDYRTLKLYGQEINLITSSIGRMNMFLHGIDDFKIIRGDTLSNPAFVENDCLKTFDMVLANPPYSISKWNREAFSSDKWGRNMFGVPPQGRADYAFFQHIIKSMDPETGRCAILFPHGVLFRDAEKEMRKKLIEADLIECVLGLGPNLFYNSPMFSCVVICKTQKPKKRQGKVIFIDAQKEVTKSKTQSFIESHHRKRILNGYQRYEDIDGFSKVMKNEEILAQNGNLSVQMYVKPLNGNESEEEISLNELIAEWDEKCEDFGASIEDLISILKEVGMHE from the coding sequence GTGGCCGACAACAGACACATCTCACAGAACGAACTTGAAAAATATCTATGGGGAGCGGCAGTTCTTCTCAGAGGATATATTGATGCATCGGATTACAAACAGTATATCTTCCCGCTTCTTTATTTCAAGCGTATTTGTGACTGCTATGATGAAGAAACAGAGAAGGCAATAGAGGAAGTCGGAGAAGTTTTCCCGGAAGACCACCGTTTCACTGTGCCTGAAGGGTCGCACTGGGATGATGTAAGGGCCGTTACGGAGAATGTCGGTTTATCTATTCAGCATGCGATGCGTTCGATTGAAGAAGCAAACAGGGAACAACTCCAGGGTATCTTTGGCGATACTACGTGGACAAACAAGAATTTCTTATCCGATGCTACCCTTCGCGAACTGATTGAGCATTTTTCCTCGCAGACATTATCGATCGAGAGAGTCCCCCAGGACGAACTAGGCCAGGGTTACGAGTACCTGATCAAGAAGTTCGCGGATGATTCCGGGCATACGGCAGCGGAGTTCTACACCAACAGAACCCTTGTGCGGCTGATGACGCAGATGCTCAAACCGAAAGAGGGAGAATCGATCTACGATCCGACCTGCGGTAGTGCGGGAATGCTCCTTGTCGCCGCCCTGCAGGTGAAGGAGGAAGGCGGAGATTACCGGACCCTGAAACTTTACGGTCAGGAGATTAACCTGATAACATCCTCTATTGGCCGTATGAATATGTTTTTGCATGGAATTGATGATTTTAAGATTATCCGTGGAGATACCCTTTCAAATCCTGCCTTTGTTGAGAATGACTGCTTAAAGACATTTGATATGGTTCTTGCAAATCCTCCTTATTCAATTTCAAAATGGAATCGTGAAGCTTTTTCAAGTGATAAATGGGGCCGGAATATGTTTGGTGTTCCTCCCCAGGGCCGTGCTGATTACGCATTCTTCCAGCACATCATAAAAAGCATGGACCCGGAGACGGGCCGGTGTGCAATCCTGTTTCCTCACGGAGTTCTGTTCCGGGACGCCGAAAAGGAGATGAGAAAGAAACTCATTGAAGCTGATCTGATTGAATGTGTCCTGGGACTTGGCCCTAATCTGTTTTATAATTCTCCGATGTTTTCATGTGTTGTTATCTGTAAAACTCAGAAACCAAAGAAAAGACAGGGAAAAGTAATATTCATTGATGCTCAAAAAGAGGTGACTAAATCCAAAACGCAGAGTTTTATTGAATCTCACCACCGCAAAAGGATACTTAATGGTTATCAAAGATATGAAGATATTGATGGCTTTTCAAAAGTCATGAAAAATGAGGAAATTCTTGCTCAAAATGGAAATTTGAGTGTTCAAATGTATGTTAAACCTCTTAATGGAAATGAATCTGAAGAGGAAATTTCTTTAAATGAACTCATCGCAGAATGGGATGAAAAATGTGAGGATTTTGGTGCATCAATTGAAGATCTAATTAGCATACTTAAGGAGGTTGGGATGCATGAATGA
- a CDS encoding restriction endonuclease subunit S, with protein MNELNCDNWTSVKLGDVAFDINDRVANPSESGYECFVGLDHLTSGDFTIRNWGSTEDVTSSMKLFKKGDILFGRRNTYLKRASMANFDGVCSGDAYVLRFNPELLVDGYLPLILNSSELWDYTNAHSAGGMSKRAKWRDLANFEFYLPSKEEQRRIADILWAAEDVIVKNEQFLAEAEHYKQLMMRELFHKGIGHTEFKEDKKVGVVPVEWEIKKLSEISSIKTGPFGAQLHQSDYVNSGTPIITVEHLGKYGITNNNLPFVSDEDKNRLFQYILKEGDIVFSRVGSVDRNCLVSKREEGWLFSGRLLRVRPNQDKITPRFLTNYFKHEDFKGYMKKVAVGGIMASINTALLSNVHIPVPSVNEQKQIAAILTQIDETIAAARETIESTKALKMKLINELLSPHLE; from the coding sequence ATGAATGAATTAAATTGTGATAACTGGACTTCAGTAAAATTAGGTGATGTTGCATTTGATATTAATGATAGAGTTGCTAATCCATCTGAGTCTGGATATGAATGTTTCGTGGGTCTTGATCACCTAACATCCGGGGATTTTACTATTCGTAATTGGGGCAGCACTGAAGATGTAACTTCATCAATGAAGCTCTTTAAAAAAGGCGATATTCTTTTTGGTAGGAGAAATACTTACTTAAAACGTGCTTCAATGGCAAATTTTGATGGAGTATGCTCCGGAGATGCGTACGTTTTACGTTTCAATCCTGAGCTTCTTGTTGATGGTTATCTCCCATTAATTCTGAATTCGTCTGAATTGTGGGATTATACAAATGCTCATTCAGCCGGTGGAATGTCAAAAAGAGCAAAGTGGCGTGACTTAGCAAATTTTGAATTTTATCTTCCATCAAAAGAAGAACAGCGCCGGATTGCTGATATTCTCTGGGCAGCGGAGGATGTTATAGTTAAAAATGAGCAGTTCCTTGCAGAGGCTGAGCATTATAAACAGCTTATGATGCGGGAGCTTTTTCATAAAGGAATTGGGCATACGGAGTTTAAAGAGGATAAGAAGGTTGGGGTGGTTCCAGTTGAATGGGAAATAAAAAAATTATCTGAAATTAGTTCAATAAAAACAGGACCTTTTGGAGCGCAATTGCATCAAAGTGATTATGTTAATTCTGGAACACCCATAATTACTGTTGAACATCTGGGGAAATATGGTATAACAAATAACAATCTCCCATTTGTTTCAGATGAAGATAAAAATCGTTTATTTCAATATATTCTAAAAGAAGGAGATATTGTTTTCAGCCGTGTAGGCTCTGTTGATCGAAATTGTTTAGTCTCAAAAAGAGAAGAGGGTTGGTTATTTTCTGGTCGATTACTGAGAGTTAGACCAAATCAAGATAAAATAACTCCTAGATTTTTAACCAACTATTTTAAACATGAGGATTTTAAAGGATATATGAAAAAAGTAGCTGTCGGAGGAATAATGGCCTCAATTAATACTGCATTATTAAGTAATGTTCACATTCCAGTGCCTTCAGTAAACGAACAAAAACAAATCGCTGCTATACTTACACAGATTGACGAGACCATCGCCGCCGCCCGTGAGACGATTGAATCAACGAAGGCTTTGAAGATGAAGCTGATTAATGAGTTGCTTTCGCCACACTTGGAGTGA
- a CDS encoding tyrosine-type recombinase/integrase translates to MTKTVADILKHREVMAIINACKNSRDRALISVMYEGAFRSGEIGELTWGDVEFRDTGLVVNTKFKTGIARRILLANSTNYLASWKDDYPYEITPEMPVFLTFVNNSPKEKPGERDPERPVHKSLTYAGLRKQIKILVERAEIKHNVTTHTFRHSRITHLVQAGYPESYIKKMCWGTITTDQLATYLHLDDKYMDDTFYHYEGIKPPERKDEVLLEAIQCPRCYAVNGFSTKFCRKCGLALNDKTALEMEEVMSFIQQAITAKARENPEELGRIIQQFSSA, encoded by the coding sequence ATGACAAAAACCGTTGCTGATATTTTAAAACATCGGGAGGTTATGGCCATTATAAATGCCTGCAAAAACAGCAGGGATCGTGCATTGATCTCAGTGATGTACGAAGGAGCATTCCGGAGTGGAGAGATTGGAGAATTAACCTGGGGTGATGTCGAGTTCAGGGATACCGGACTTGTGGTAAATACTAAATTCAAGACTGGAATTGCAAGGCGTATTCTCCTTGCAAACAGTACTAACTATCTTGCGAGCTGGAAGGATGACTATCCGTATGAGATAACTCCTGAAATGCCGGTTTTTCTAACTTTTGTCAACAATAGTCCAAAAGAAAAACCCGGAGAAAGGGATCCTGAAAGACCTGTACATAAATCGTTAACATATGCAGGTCTGCGCAAGCAAATTAAAATTCTTGTAGAAAGAGCTGAAATAAAACATAATGTTACAACTCACACGTTTCGGCATTCAAGAATTACGCATCTTGTTCAGGCCGGTTATCCTGAGAGTTACATAAAGAAGATGTGCTGGGGTACGATTACAACAGACCAGCTTGCAACATATCTTCACCTTGATGACAAGTATATGGATGATACATTCTATCATTATGAAGGTATTAAGCCGCCGGAGAGGAAAGATGAGGTTTTACTTGAAGCGATCCAATGTCCCAGGTGTTATGCTGTAAATGGATTTAGCACAAAATTCTGCAGAAAATGCGGTCTGGCATTGAATGATAAAACTGCACTTGAAATGGAGGAGGTCATGTCATTTATCCAGCAGGCAATAACAGCAAAGGCCAGAGAGAATCCAGAAGAACTTGGAAGGATTATTCAGCAGTTCTCCTCAGCCTAA
- a CDS encoding endonuclease NucS domain-containing protein, which translates to MPIEVGLWNITSNNISKIEYSSIDSEKRLEDVLSSNISILDDNLLIIGRQTPTIFGKYIDLLGIDPEGKITIVELKKNKTSREVISQVLDYASWIKDLSYDEIKNICKDYRKEDFESLFAQKFGISPPEKINQEHDMIIVCSELDNETERILNYLSNNYSVPINAVFFRFFSDSNSEYLSRSWLIDPIEAEEKICKSGIQNKGETWNGKDFVVNIDSYDGISIWEDAQKYGYITAGGGAWHIKSLKNLFVGARIFAMIPKKGYVGVGKVIAESIPIKDFKINKGDKEVSILDIPLKCEGIKKNSENLEICTYLVRVEWLRKNQENMAYWETGLRGNQNSAFKLKNKFTLDKLIKHFKLED; encoded by the coding sequence ATGCCGATAGAAGTTGGTCTTTGGAATATCACTTCTAATAATATAAGTAAAATCGAGTATTCATCAATTGATTCAGAAAAAAGACTTGAAGATGTTTTAAGCAGTAATATCTCGATACTTGATGATAACCTGCTCATAATTGGAAGGCAAACTCCTACAATTTTCGGGAAATATATTGATTTATTAGGAATTGATCCCGAGGGAAAAATTACTATTGTTGAATTAAAGAAGAACAAAACATCAAGAGAGGTCATTTCTCAAGTTTTGGATTATGCATCTTGGATTAAAGATCTCTCATATGATGAGATAAAAAATATCTGCAAAGATTATCGCAAAGAGGATTTTGAATCACTTTTTGCTCAAAAGTTTGGGATCTCTCCTCCGGAAAAAATAAATCAAGAGCACGACATGATAATTGTATGTTCTGAACTTGATAATGAAACTGAAAGAATACTAAACTATCTTTCTAATAATTATAGTGTTCCAATAAATGCTGTATTTTTTAGATTTTTTTCAGATTCAAATTCAGAATACCTTTCAAGAAGCTGGCTCATTGATCCCATTGAAGCAGAAGAAAAAATTTGCAAATCAGGAATACAAAATAAGGGAGAAACTTGGAACGGAAAAGATTTTGTTGTAAATATCGATTCGTATGATGGAATATCAATCTGGGAAGATGCACAAAAATATGGTTATATCACAGCTGGAGGCGGTGCTTGGCATATCAAATCCCTAAAAAATCTATTTGTTGGAGCTCGCATATTTGCTATGATTCCAAAAAAGGGATATGTTGGTGTCGGAAAGGTTATTGCAGAAAGTATCCCTATAAAGGATTTTAAAATCAACAAAGGGGATAAAGAAGTTTCAATATTGGATATACCTCTAAAATGTGAAGGAATTAAAAAGAATTCAGAAAATTTGGAAATTTGTACATATCTTGTCCGTGTAGAATGGCTTAGAAAAAATCAGGAGAATATGGCTTATTGGGAAACAGGTCTTAGAGGAAATCAAAATAGTGCTTTTAAATTGAAAAATAAGTTTACACTTGATAAATTAATAAAACATTTCAAATTAGAGGATTAA